Part of the bacterium genome, TCAACCTGCAATATGTCTTCTTTCGGTATATATCCTTCGGTGTATTGTTCCTGCAAAATAGTAATCCTTGCCTTTTTTGATTCGAGTAGCTTTTCCTGAGTTTCCAGGCAATATTGCTCTCTCAATACCTGGTAATAGCTCTTTTTGACGTCAAGAACAAGCAATTGCTGCTGCTTTTCAATCTCGTACCGTGCTTCCTGGCTCATGAGCTTTGATCTTTTGAGAGAGTGGGTTAGATACCCGCCGGTAAACACAGGCTGTTCAAGAACCAGATTGACGCCGTAGGTATTTTGGTTTTCAGTGGAAAATTTAACATTTTCGGGCGGAATTCCCGGTCCAAAGACATGGCGTTCAAACAGGAAATAGTCAGACCTGTCACGAAACGAGTATCCTCCCTGGAGTCTCATCGACGGCAAAAATTCCGTACGGGAAATCTTTACCTCCTGGCTTTTTGAGAAGGCATCCATCCCGTACGCCTTCAGATCATTATTGTTTTTCAAGGCGAGTTGAATACAATCCTGCAGGGTCAGCTCGATCGGGCATGCATCGGTTATGAAAACCAATAAGGCTATTACAGCAATGGAAAGAACTATTTTCTTCATTTCAGGAATCTCACGGTTACGGTCATGCCATTCTTAAGCCCGGAAGGATCGTCCAATCGGGCATATATATCCTGAGCCTTGACATCATAGGTTGCACCTGGATCAAAAGTCCTCAAAGAATGCCTTTTTAAAACAGGAAACAACTTATAAACCTTTCCCGGATATTCCCTGCCGGGGTAGGCATCGGTAGAGACTGCTACTCTCTGTCCTGCCGTCACTTTACCGATATCGGCTTCTTCAAGTTCGGCCCGTATTCTCAACCTGTCCGGATTTATGAGCTTCATCAGTGGAGTGCCGGGATTTACGATCTCCCCCGCATCCTGATATTGTTCGGCGACAAGTCCATCTATGGGGGAGATGATAGTATAATCTTCCAGCAATGCCTGATAATAACTCAATTCCGAGTTGGCTTTTTCAACCGCGGACCTGGCCTGCTCGATCTCTTCATCCCGTGTCCCTTTCAGAAGCTTTTTGAGGTCAGCCCTGGATACGGCAAAATTGGCAGCAGCTACCTGCATCTCTTCTTCCGCCTTCTCAAGGGCTACCAGCGTGGTCGCTTCCTTCTGATAGAGTCTTTTCTGCCTTTCATACTCTTTCCGGGCCTTTTCGGAGATGATTCGTGTACGCTCCGCATTGCTTTCGGCCATCTCGATGTCTTCCTTCCGGGAGCCTGTCTCAAGCTCTCTCAGGCGTGCTCTGGCCTCGTTCAGCATCGCCTCTGCCAGTTTGATCCTGGTAATGATTTTCTGATTATCGAGGATTATCAGAATCTGGCCCTTCCTGACCCTGTCTCCTTCATGAACCCTGACCTCTGAGATGCTGCCGGCAACCAGGTTGCTCACCTCAATTTCTTCCTCACTTTCCACGATACCCTTGGCAGCAACGGTTTCATCCTTGCCTTTTGCATCCACGACCCTTTCCGTAACCACGTTCTTTTCCAGCAGTCTCGGACTGATTATGGCCAGGCCGACAGCCAGAACAGACAGACCGGCGAGAATCATGATGCCGAAGCGGCTATTTTTCATGGTGCCTCCTCTTGTCTTCGACTATTTTTCCGTCTTCCATAATCAGGATCCGCTCAAAGAGAGTATCCAGCCTTCCGTCATGCGTTGCCACGACAACGCACTTCTTTTGTTCCGTGGCGATCTTTTTCAGGATCTCCATAATCCTCCTTCCGTTTGCAAAATCAAGATTAGCAGTAGGCTCATCAGCAAGAATGATCGGTGAATCGGCAGCCAAAGCCCTGGCCACAGATACCCGCTGTTTCTGCCCGCCGCTCAGATCGCGGGGAAGAAAATGCATTCTTTCTGACAGGCCG contains:
- a CDS encoding HlyD family efflux transporter periplasmic adaptor subunit; amino-acid sequence: MKNSRFGIMILAGLSVLAVGLAIISPRLLEKNVVTERVVDAKGKDETVAAKGIVESEEEIEVSNLVAGSISEVRVHEGDRVRKGQILIILDNQKIITRIKLAEAMLNEARARLRELETGSRKEDIEMAESNAERTRIISEKARKEYERQKRLYQKEATTLVALEKAEEEMQVAAANFAVSRADLKKLLKGTRDEEIEQARSAVEKANSELSYYQALLEDYTIISPIDGLVAEQYQDAGEIVNPGTPLMKLINPDRLRIRAELEEADIGKVTAGQRVAVSTDAYPGREYPGKVYKLFPVLKRHSLRTFDPGATYDVKAQDIYARLDDPSGLKNGMTVTVRFLK